The Psychrosphaera ytuae genome includes a region encoding these proteins:
- a CDS encoding dihydrolipoyllysine-residue acetyltransferase — protein sequence MSVDFILPDIGEGIVECEVVEWLVEEGDAIKEDQPICEVMTDKAMVEIPAKSDGVVSKLYYQKGDIAIVGKPLFAISEDGTAGNNNTAETTVEVASNEPQQKAAASAPSNGVVEDFMLPDIGEGIVECEVVAWLVEEGDEVKEDQPICEVMTDKAMVEIPAKSDGVISKLYYQKGDIAIVHKPLFAITTTGSSSDVIAPQVSSQKEAQSLPNTKETTRTTAQQSNSGEIVNKKAVASPAVRRRAREMNIDIRMVQGSGKNGRVYKEDLQAFVEAQSGTQATSSVTVQQTSTATVTQGSATNRVEPIRGVKAAMAKAMQESVSTIPHFTYSDEIDLTELVKLRKKLKPEYEKQDIKLTMMPFFMKALSLAIKEFPIMNSQPNAECSELTYFDDHNIGMAVDSKVGLLVPNVKGCQNLSIKDIAVKVSELTDQARAGRLSPEQLKGGTISISNIGALGGTTATPIINKPEVAIVALGKMQTLPRFNAQGEVEARNIMTVSWSGDHRIIDGGTIARFNNLWTRYLEDPSSMLMAMS from the coding sequence ATGAGTGTAGATTTTATTTTACCTGATATTGGTGAAGGTATAGTCGAATGTGAAGTAGTCGAATGGCTTGTTGAGGAAGGCGACGCTATTAAAGAAGATCAGCCAATCTGTGAAGTGATGACAGATAAGGCGATGGTAGAAATTCCGGCAAAAAGCGATGGCGTTGTGAGCAAGTTGTATTACCAAAAAGGTGACATCGCAATTGTGGGCAAACCTCTTTTTGCAATTTCTGAGGATGGTACAGCTGGAAATAACAATACAGCAGAAACCACTGTCGAAGTTGCGTCCAACGAGCCACAACAAAAGGCCGCAGCTTCTGCGCCTAGTAATGGCGTAGTTGAAGATTTCATGTTACCAGACATCGGCGAAGGTATCGTCGAATGTGAAGTAGTAGCTTGGTTAGTTGAAGAAGGCGACGAAGTTAAAGAAGACCAACCGATTTGTGAAGTTATGACCGACAAAGCAATGGTTGAGATACCAGCTAAAAGCGATGGTGTTATAAGCAAACTTTATTACCAGAAGGGTGACATCGCTATCGTTCACAAACCGTTGTTTGCGATTACAACCACTGGTAGCTCTTCAGATGTGATCGCGCCACAAGTCTCGAGCCAGAAAGAAGCTCAAAGCTTGCCGAATACAAAAGAAACCACTCGCACAACTGCACAACAGTCGAATTCGGGTGAAATAGTAAACAAAAAGGCTGTTGCTTCTCCTGCAGTACGACGCCGCGCACGAGAAATGAATATCGATATTCGAATGGTGCAAGGTTCAGGTAAGAACGGTCGAGTTTATAAAGAAGACTTACAAGCTTTTGTAGAAGCTCAATCTGGTACTCAAGCAACAAGCTCTGTCACAGTTCAACAAACTAGTACTGCGACGGTAACGCAAGGTTCGGCAACCAACAGAGTTGAGCCTATACGCGGTGTCAAAGCCGCAATGGCAAAAGCGATGCAGGAGTCAGTATCAACGATCCCTCATTTTACGTACTCAGACGAAATCGATTTGACCGAGTTAGTAAAACTTCGCAAAAAGTTAAAACCAGAATACGAAAAACAAGACATCAAACTAACCATGATGCCGTTTTTCATGAAAGCTTTATCTTTGGCGATAAAAGAGTTTCCAATTATGAACTCGCAGCCAAACGCTGAGTGTTCTGAATTGACTTATTTTGATGATCATAATATTGGCATGGCGGTGGACTCTAAAGTGGGTCTATTAGTGCCTAATGTGAAAGGCTGCCAAAACCTTAGTATCAAAGATATTGCGGTTAAAGTGAGTGAATTAACAGACCAAGCAAGAGCAGGGCGTTTGTCACCTGAGCAATTAAAAGGTGGGACAATTTCGATTTCTAATATTGGTGCATTAGGCGGTACGACAGCAACGCCTATCATTAATAAACCAGAAGTTGCTATTGTGGCGTTAGGCAAAATGCAAACATTACCTAGGTTTAATGCGCAAGGCGAAGTTGAAGCAAGAAACATCATGACGGTTAGTTGGTCAGGTGACCACAGAATCATCGACGGTGGCACGATTGCGAGATTTAATAACTTGTGGACTCGTTATTTAGAAGATCCTTCAAGTATGCTAATGGCTATGTCTTAA
- the astE gene encoding succinylglutamate desuccinylase, which translates to MYDLFKTDFLTVTRENEWHLEPFEVEHSDYNISVWDSGVMHIEPKQVSEVERCYVFSSAVHGNETAPIEICNEIITQVLSKKIRITQPALFIFGNPASINIGQRFVEENMNRLFSGHHSKPKTDSNGFRNKECERAAKLEEYVTRFFESYPGWHRTHYDLHTAIRDSAHEKFAVYPFLHGKKWSKEQFEILRAMGVTTFLLMEKPATTFSYYSAREHGAEAFTVELGKVRPFGQNDQSKFAAAKQTLIELLQGKVFDGSQFDQANYQIMTVFREINKKDDSFELCFSDDAANFTLYKKGDVIAKENGQDIVVEAEEEAIVFPNANVAIGQRALLMVVPKDITNDVE; encoded by the coding sequence ATGTACGATTTGTTCAAAACCGACTTTTTAACTGTAACTCGTGAAAATGAATGGCACCTCGAACCATTCGAAGTCGAACACAGCGATTACAATATCTCGGTTTGGGATTCAGGGGTAATGCACATCGAACCAAAACAAGTTAGTGAAGTAGAGCGTTGTTATGTATTCTCAAGTGCTGTACACGGCAATGAAACAGCACCTATCGAAATTTGTAATGAGATAATCACTCAGGTTTTATCGAAAAAAATCCGTATCACTCAGCCCGCTTTGTTTATCTTTGGCAACCCAGCGTCAATTAACATAGGACAGCGCTTTGTAGAAGAAAACATGAACCGTCTTTTCAGTGGGCATCACTCAAAGCCGAAGACGGACTCAAATGGTTTCCGAAATAAAGAATGTGAACGCGCTGCAAAATTGGAAGAATACGTAACACGCTTTTTTGAGTCATATCCAGGGTGGCACCGTACGCACTACGATTTGCATACGGCGATCAGAGACTCGGCACATGAGAAATTTGCAGTTTATCCATTTTTACACGGAAAAAAATGGTCCAAAGAGCAATTCGAAATACTTCGAGCCATGGGTGTAACGACCTTTTTGTTAATGGAAAAACCAGCTACGACATTTAGCTATTATTCTGCAAGAGAGCACGGTGCTGAAGCATTTACGGTAGAGTTAGGTAAAGTCAGACCGTTTGGACAAAATGATCAATCTAAATTTGCTGCAGCCAAACAAACCTTAATTGAGCTTTTACAAGGTAAGGTATTTGACGGTAGCCAATTTGATCAAGCTAACTACCAAATCATGACGGTGTTCCGAGAGATAAACAAAAAAGATGACTCTTTCGAGCTTTGTTTTAGTGACGATGCCGCTAACTTCACACTTTACAAAAAAGGCGATGTCATCGCTAAGGAAAACGGCCAAGACATTGTTGTAGAAGCTGAAGAAGAAGCTATCGTTTTTCCAAATGCCAATGTCGCCATAGGCCAACGAGCGTTACTAATGGTCGTACCGAAAGACATTACTAATGATGTAGAATAA
- a CDS encoding alpha-ketoacid dehydrogenase subunit beta encodes MAKMNMLQAINSALAIAMEENENACVFGEDVGAFGGVFRATSGLQEKFGKDRVFNTPLVEQGILGFANGLAAQGTLAIAEIQFADYIFPAFDQIVNETAKFRFRSGNEFNVGNLVIRTPYGGGIHGGLYHSQSPEAYFAHTPGLKLVFPRNAYQAKGLLAASLESDDPVIFFEPKRLYRASVGEVPEDKYVIPLGKAEIVKTGTDVTLLAWGAQVEMLEKAAEMAEKDGISCEVIDLRTVLPWDVDTVCQSVVKTGRLVVSQEAPLTGGFASEIAATVQQECFLHLESPIERVCGLDTPYPLAHEKEYMADHLKVYEAIKRSMNY; translated from the coding sequence ATGGCAAAGATGAATATGTTACAGGCAATCAATTCAGCATTAGCGATTGCCATGGAAGAAAACGAAAACGCTTGTGTGTTTGGTGAAGATGTTGGTGCTTTTGGTGGTGTTTTCCGTGCCACAAGTGGCCTTCAAGAAAAATTTGGTAAAGACCGAGTGTTTAATACACCTCTGGTAGAACAAGGTATTTTAGGCTTTGCCAATGGTCTTGCTGCTCAAGGTACACTGGCGATCGCCGAAATTCAATTTGCGGACTATATCTTTCCTGCGTTCGACCAAATCGTTAATGAAACAGCAAAATTCAGATTCCGCTCTGGAAACGAATTTAATGTGGGCAATCTAGTGATCCGCACGCCTTACGGTGGTGGTATCCACGGTGGTTTGTATCATTCACAATCACCTGAAGCTTACTTTGCGCACACACCAGGTTTAAAATTGGTATTCCCACGTAATGCCTACCAAGCAAAAGGCCTATTAGCCGCATCTCTTGAAAGCGACGACCCAGTAATCTTTTTTGAACCTAAGCGTTTATACCGAGCGTCTGTAGGAGAAGTTCCTGAAGATAAATACGTCATACCATTAGGTAAAGCAGAAATCGTAAAAACCGGTACTGATGTGACTTTACTCGCTTGGGGTGCACAAGTTGAAATGCTTGAAAAAGCTGCAGAGATGGCCGAAAAAGACGGTATTTCATGTGAAGTAATCGACCTTCGTACGGTTTTACCATGGGATGTCGATACTGTTTGTCAGTCGGTAGTCAAAACAGGCCGCTTAGTTGTATCACAAGAAGCGCCTTTAACAGGCGGATTTGCATCTGAAATCGCTGCGACGGTACAGCAGGAGTGCTTCCTGCACCTAGAGTCACCAATTGAGCGCGTATGTGGTTTGGATACACCATATCCATTAGCACACGAAAAAGAATATATGGCCGATCATCTAAAAGTATATGAAGCCATAAAACGTTCGATGAATTACTAA
- a CDS encoding thiamine pyrophosphate-dependent dehydrogenase E1 component subunit alpha → MAKLMNVDNPNNTSKEDTLELQFVSEHALSIPTFKMLDENGELYKGAMASSMDKETAIRIYETMRFIRVFDERMLAAQRQGRISFYMQCLGEEAAVTASAAALEDQDMIFAQYREQAALAYRGFSLEQFMHQNFSNAKDLGKGRQMPIHYGSKELNYCTISSPLGTQIPQAAGYAYGQKLKGNKATTICYFGEGAASEGDFHAGLNMAAVHKAPVLFFARNNGYAISTPAHEQFKGDGIAVRGVGYGMKSIRVDGVDALAVFEAVKMAREYAVENNEPVLIESIAYRLAAHSSSDDPTGYREKAEEDTFRANCPIERFRKFMLKQGWLDEAEDEKAKERIKTEVLDALKASEKVEKPALEEIVTDVYAEVPEHLQKQYDQLKEHIKKYPEAYPGTSGRLGESN, encoded by the coding sequence ATGGCTAAGTTAATGAACGTCGATAACCCTAACAACACCTCAAAAGAAGATACTTTAGAGCTACAGTTTGTTAGTGAACATGCGTTATCGATTCCGACTTTTAAAATGTTGGATGAGAACGGCGAGTTATATAAAGGGGCGATGGCATCGTCGATGGATAAGGAAACCGCGATTCGTATTTACGAAACAATGCGTTTTATCCGAGTTTTTGACGAGCGAATGCTGGCTGCACAGCGTCAGGGCCGCATCAGTTTTTACATGCAATGTTTAGGCGAAGAAGCTGCGGTAACTGCTTCTGCAGCGGCGCTAGAAGATCAAGATATGATTTTTGCGCAGTATCGTGAGCAAGCTGCTTTGGCTTATCGCGGTTTCTCTTTAGAACAGTTCATGCACCAAAACTTTTCAAATGCCAAAGATTTAGGCAAGGGTCGTCAAATGCCGATCCACTATGGTTCTAAAGAATTAAATTACTGCACTATTTCTTCACCACTAGGTACTCAAATCCCTCAAGCAGCGGGTTATGCGTACGGTCAAAAATTAAAAGGTAACAAAGCGACGACAATTTGTTACTTCGGTGAAGGGGCTGCGTCAGAAGGCGATTTCCATGCTGGCTTAAACATGGCGGCAGTTCACAAAGCGCCGGTACTATTTTTTGCTCGTAACAACGGTTATGCGATTTCAACGCCTGCTCATGAGCAGTTTAAAGGTGATGGCATCGCTGTTCGCGGTGTTGGTTATGGAATGAAATCGATTCGCGTCGATGGTGTTGATGCTTTAGCGGTATTCGAAGCAGTTAAAATGGCTAGAGAATACGCAGTAGAAAATAACGAGCCGGTATTAATTGAGTCTATTGCTTACCGTTTAGCAGCGCACTCGAGTTCGGATGATCCAACGGGATACCGTGAAAAGGCAGAAGAAGATACATTCAGAGCCAATTGCCCAATCGAGCGCTTCCGCAAGTTTATGCTTAAACAAGGCTGGTTAGATGAAGCAGAAGATGAAAAAGCTAAGGAACGTATCAAGACTGAAGTACTTGATGCTCTAAAAGCGTCTGAAAAAGTAGAGAAGCCAGCGTTAGAAGAAATTGTCACTGACGTTTATGCTGAGGTTCCTGAGCACCTTCAAAAACAATATGATCAATTAAAAGAGCACATTAAAAAGTATCCAGAAGCGTACCCTGGCACATCTGGTCGATTAGGGGAGTCTAACTAA